Proteins from a genomic interval of Rosa chinensis cultivar Old Blush chromosome 2, RchiOBHm-V2, whole genome shotgun sequence:
- the LOC112183380 gene encoding stachyose synthase, which translates to MAPPNEPVNPIRNLFHCASSELYFDLSDGKLSVKGVPLLSEVPTNVTLSPFHSIFQPSSCSDVPSHLVRRVCALSHKAGFLGFNKEEPSDKLTNSLGRFSNRDFLSIFRFKPWWSTMWVGKSGSDLQVETQWVLLDIPEIKSYVIIVPIIEDKFRSALLPGPDGHVVVFAESGCTQVKTSYFDAIAYVHASDNPYTLMKEAYSALRVHLNTFRLLEEKTVPSLVDKFGWCTWDAFYLTVEPVGVFHGVKEFVEAGVPPRFIIIDDGWQSINFDSDENPNEDAHLILGGTQMTGRLHRFEECDKFRNYKGGSLLDPNAPSYDSNRQKKLIAKALEVEDIEKARDRAIQSGVTDLFEFKTQWQKLKQELDVMIAEEEKNSGSASTNGCGSYGGMKAFTSDLRTKYKGLDDIYVWHALCGAWGGVKPGATHLNAKVTAVNVSSGLDRSMTDLAVVKLIEGGIGLVHPDQSDDFFNSMHSYLSEVGITGVKVDVIHSLEFLGEEHGGRLELPKAYYKGLTSSLVNNFSGTGLISSMQQCNDFFFLGTKQISIGRVGDDFWFRGGDGDPMAVYWLQGVHMIHCAYNSMWMSQFIQPDWDMFQSEHPCGQFHAASRAICGGPVYVSDSLDCHDFDLIKKLAYPDGTIPKCQHFALPTRDCLFKNPLNDSKSALKIWNLNKYAGVIGSFNCQGAGWDPKEQKIRGYPECYEEIHCSVHVSEIEWDQKKEAANLGKAEQYVVYLNQTDELLFVTPKSDPIQITIKPSSFEIFTFVPVQNLRSSSTKFAPIGLTNMFNSGGTIQELEYNTSSVSSSVKMKVKGGGNFSAYSSESPKNFCLNGAEVDFEWSSCGKLTLNLPWVEEAAGVSDVVLVF; encoded by the exons ATGGCACCCCCTAATGAACCTGTTAATCCAATTCGAAATTTGTTCCATTGTGCGAGTTCGGAACTCTACTTCGACTTGTCTGATGGAAAGTTGAGTGTGAAAGGTGTTCCATTGCTCTCTGAAGTTCCAACCAATGTCACTCTCAGTCCCTTTCATTCAATCTTCCAACCTTCTTCTTGTTCTGATGTTCCATCTCATCTGGTCCGACGCGTCTGTGCCTTGTCCCACAAGGCAGGGTTTCTTGGGTTCAATAAGGAGGAGCCTTCTGATAAGTTGACCAACTCCTTGGGTAGGTTCAGTAACAGGGATTTCCTTAGCATCTTTAGGTTCAAACCATGGTGGTCTACCATGTGGGTTGGGAAGTCTGGGTCGGATTTGCAGGTGGAGACACAATGGGTGCTCTTAGATATCCCTGAAATCAAGTCCTATGTCATAATCGTACCGATCATTGAAGACAAATTCAGGTCTGCTCTTCTACCTGGTCCTGATGGTCATGTAGTTGTCTTTGCTGAGAGTGGTTGTACCCAAGTGAAAACTTCATATTTTGATGCCATCGCTTATGTTCATGCTTCTGATAATCCCTACACCTTGATGAAAGAGGCCTATAGTGCTCTTAGGGTTCATCTCAATACCTTTAGGCTCCTAGAAGAGAAAACAGTCCCAAGTTTAGTTGACAAGTTTGGTTGGTGCACTTGGGATGCCTTCTATTTAACTGTAGAACCTGTTGGTGTTTTCCATGGGGTCAAGGAATTTGTTGAAGCCGGTGTTCCCCCAAGGTttatcatcattgatgatggcTGGCAAAGTATCAATTTTGACAGTGACGAAAACCCGAATGAGGACGCACATCTAATCCTTGGTGGGACTCAAATGACTGGTAGGCTTCACAGGTTTGAGGAGTGTGACAAGTTTAGGAACTACAAAGGAGGATCTTTGTTGGATCCTAACGCTCCTTCATATGATTCCAACAGGCAGAAGAAGTTGATAGCCAAGGCACTTGAAGTTGAGGATATTGAGAAGGCTCGTGACAGGGCCATTCAATCAGGAGTCACTGATTTGTTCGAGTTCAAAACACAATGGCAGAAGCTTAAGCAAGAGTTGGATGTGATGAttgctgaagaagaaaaaaatagtggTTCTGCTTCTACCAATGGCTGTGGAAGCTATGGTGGAATGAAGGCTTTCACAAGCGACTTGAGAACCAAATATAAGGGTTTGGATGATATTTATGTATGGCATGCTCTTTGTGGTGCCTGGGGTGGTGTAAAGCCCGGCGCAACCCATCTCAATGCAAAGGTCACTGCTGTTAATGTCTCTTCTGGACTCGACAGGTCGATGACTGATCTTGCTGTGGTGAAACTCATAGAGGGTGGCATTGGACTTGTTCATCCTGATCAATCTGACGACTTCTTCAATTCTATGCACTCCTATCTTTCTGAAGTTGGTATAACAGGAGTCAAAGTGGACGTTATTCAT AGTCTTGAGTTTTTAGGTGAGGAACACGGAGGCCGTCTGGAGCTTCCAAAGGCATATTACAAGGGGCTTACTTCTTCCCTTGTAAATAACTTCAGTGGGACTGGACTTATTTCTAGCATGCAACAATGCAAtgacttcttcttccttgggacTAAGCAAATCTCTATTGGAAGAGTTG GTGATGACTTTTGGTTCCGTGGTGGAGATGGAGACCCTATGGCAGTTTATTGGTTACAAGGAGTTCATATGATCCATTGTGCTTACAACAGCATGTGGATGAGTCAGTTCATCCAACCTGATTGGGATATGTTCCAATCAGAACATCCATGTGGCCAATTTCATGCAGCATCGCGGGCAATATGTGGAGGTCCGGTATATGTGAGTGACTCGCTTGATTGTCATGATTTTGATCTCATCAAGAAGTTGGCTTACCCAGATGGAACCATTCCCAAGTGCCAGCATTTTGCCCTTCCAACTAGGGACTGTCTATTCAAAAACCCTTTGAATGACAGCAAGTCCGCTCTCAAAATTTGGAACTTGAACAAG TATGCTGGTGTCATTGGATCTTTCAACTGCCAAGGGGCTGGTTGGGATCCAAAAGAGCAAAAGATCAGAGGCTATCCCGAATGCTATGAGGAAATCCATTGTTCAGTGCATGTTTCTGAAATTGAATGGgaccaaaagaaagaagcagccAATTTGGGCAAGGCTGAACAGTATGTGGTCTATCTCAACCAGACTGATGAACTCCTCTTCGTGACCCCCAAGTCTGATCCAATTCAAATCACAATCAAACCATCTTCGTTCGAGATTTTCACCTTTGTGCCAGTTCAAAATCTCCGCTCCAGCAGCACTAAATTTGCGCCTATTGGACTGACCAACATGTTCAACAGTGGAGGCACCATCCAAGAGTTGGAGTACAATACTAGTTCGGTTTCTTCTAGTGTCAAGATGAAGGTTAAAGGTGGAGGCAATTTCTCGGCCTACTCTAGTGAATCCCCAAAGAATTTCTGTTTGAATGGTGCTGAGGTGGATTTTGAGTGGTCTTCCTGTGGTAAACTGACCCTGAATCTTCCTTGGGTTGAAGAAGCTGCTGGAGTTTCGGATGTGGTTTTGGTGTTTTGA
- the LOC112183522 gene encoding E3 ubiquitin-protein ligase RING1 gives MHQWRHVTETDGPLRWGMKGRNSHDILSNFDDPDMMPYVTNSGDYLDALGFEELLEHLAQAERLRLGAPPAAVSFLNNLPLILISKEHGKHDDLACAICKDVLTISTAMNRLPCFHLYHTSCILPWLSTRNSCPLCRYKIPADDRDYEEGKRNAGGRVEIHTRRQNARDDRSAGVFNRAEEGEDHAFSETRVKYRFQVGRESDSNTSGGENSQ, from the coding sequence ATGCACCAATGGAGACATGTTACTGAAACTGATGGTCCACTTCGTTGGGGAATGAAGGGAAGGAACTCCCATGATATCTTATCTAACTTCGATGATCCAGACATGATGCCTTATGTTACAAATTCTGGTGATTATCTTGATGCACTAGGCTTTGAAGAATTGCTGGAGCATCTTGCTCAGGCAGAGAGATTAAGACTAGGGGCACCTCCTGCTGCTGTCTCCTTTTTGAATAATCTGCCTCTCATTCTTATTAGTAAGGAACATGGGAAGCATGATGACTTAGCCTGTGCAATTTGCAAGGATGTATTGACTATTAGCACTGCAATGAATCGGCTTCCTTGCTTTCACTTGTATCACACTTCCTGTATTCTGCCATGGTTGAGTACACGAAATTCTTGCCCCCTTTGTCGTTATAAGATACCAGCTGATGACAGAGACTACGAAGAGGGGAAGCGAAATGCTGGTGGTAGAGTGGAGATCCACACCCGGCGGCAGAATGCTAGAGATGACAGGTCTGCTGGTGTTTTTAATAGAGCTGAAGAAGGCGAAGATCATGCTTTTAGTGAAACTAGAGTTAAGTATAGGTTCCAAGTAGGTAGGGAATCTGACTCTAATACCTCCGGTGGAGAAAATAGTCAATGA
- the LOC112190284 gene encoding protein NRT1/ PTR FAMILY 1.1 yields the protein MVAQEMMDISSEKAKPTEEVTGKKLGGLRTMPFIISNETFEKVASYGLHANMILYLMNEYHLGLATGTCILFLWTAASNFTPIMGAFLSDSYLGRFRVIALGSVVSLLGMVVLWFTAIFPHARPLHCDPKSGDKCVPASSAQLMLLFSAFALMSIGSGGIKPCSLAFGADQLHKPENPKNARILQSFFNWYYASVGISVMIAVTVIVYIQVSAGWVVGFGVPAGLMFVSTILFLFGSFLYVKVPANKNLSAGFVRVIAAAWKNRQFDLPTKNFDGWYSLKGSKLVTPTNKQRYLNKACMIRSREKDLGPDGLAIDKWSLCTVRQVEELKVLISVLPIWSSSIVIAVIITQHSIPIVQATTMDRHIFPHFQMPAASFSLFGILTLTIWVALYDRVLVPLISKYTKRPRGLSFKQRIGTGLAISCLAMAVASEVERRRRNTAIQEGFANNKHGVTSMSAKWLVPQHCLIGLAEAFNAIGQIEFYYSQFPKSMSSIAVALLSLGFGMGSLVGSLIVTVMNNVTKKGGVSWVSSNLNQGHYDYYYLVITILSLVNFLYYLLCSRAYGCCEDKKIWDEGNDDEDMKEEEMAKSGEHSVIFSA from the exons ATGGTTGCACAGGAAATGATGGATATTTCTTCAGAGAAAGCCAAACCCACTGAAGAAGTTACAGGCAAGAAGCTGGGTGGCCTTAGAACCATGCCCTTCATCATAT CAAATGAGACATTTGAAAAGGTTGCAAGCTATGGTCTTCATGCAAATATGATCTTGTACTTGATGAATGAATATCACTTGGGGTTAGCCACCGGAACATGTATCCTGTTCTTGTGGACAGCTGCATCGAACTTTACGCCAATCATGGGGGCTTTTCTCTCCGATTCTTACTTGGGCCGGTTTCGCGTGATCGCTTTAGGATCAGTAGTTAGCCTACTT GGAATGGTGGTGTTATGGTTTACAGCAATTTTTCCACATGCAAGGCCACTCCATTGTGATCCGAAATCTGGAGATAAATGCGTTCCAGCAAGCTCAGCTCAACTCATGCTACTCTTTTCAGCATTTGCTCTCATGTCAATTGGATCCGGCGGCATCAAACCATGTTCATTGGCCTTTGGTGCAGATCAATTGCACAAACCCGAAAACCCGAAGAATGCAAGGATCCTGCAGAGCTTCTTCAACTGGTATTATGCTTCAGTTGGAATCTCAGTTATGATTGCAGTGACAGTCATAGTTTACATTCAAGTCTCAGCTGGTTGGGTTGTGGGTTTTGGAGTCCCAGCAGGACTCATGTTTGTGTCTACTATTCTCTTTTTGTTTGGATCTTTCCTTTATGTTAAAGTGCCTGCAAACAAGAACCTATCTGCTGGATTTGTGCGAGTGATTGCTGCTGCTTGGAAAAACAGACAATTTGATTTGCCAACCAAGAATTTTGATGGATGGTATAGTCTTAAAGGTTCAAAGCTTGTTACCCCAACCAATAAACAAAG GTATCTAAACAAAGCTTGCATGATTAGAAGTCGTGAAAAGGACTTGGGCCCTGATGGATTAGCCATAGATAAATGGAGTTTGTGCACAGTTAGACAAGTAGAAGAGCTGAAGGTACTGATCAGTGTCCTGCCCATCTGGTCATCCAGCATTGTGATTGCAGTGATCATCACCCAACACTCAATTCCTATAGTACAAGCAACCACCATGGACAGGCACATCTTCCCCCATTTTCAAATGCCAGCAGCCTCCTTCTCCCTCTTTGGAATTCTTACTCTCACAATTTGGGTGGCATTATATGACCGGGTTCTAGTCCCGTTGATATCAAAGTACACGAAGAGGCCTCGTGGATTGAGCTTCAAGCAACGAATTGGTACAGGGCTAGCTATCTCCTGCTTGGCAATGGCTGTGGCATCAGAGGTGGAGAGGCGTAGAAGAAACACAGCAATCCAAGAAGGGTTTGCAAATAACAAGCACGGTGTAACCTCCATGTCTGCTAAGTGGTTAGTGCCACAACATTGCCTGATTGGACTTGCTGAGGCTTTCAATGCCATTGGGCAGATAGAGTTCTACTACTCTCAGTTCCCAAAGAGCATGTCTAGTATTGCTGTGGCTCTTTTGTCACTTGGTTTTGGAATGGGAAGTTTGGTTGGGAGTCTCATTGTGACTGTTATGAACAATGTGACCAAGAAAGGGGGAGTGAGTTGGGTTTCAAGTAACCTCAACCAGGGTCACTACGATTACTACTATTTGGTAATTACTATCTTGAGTTTGGTCAATTTCTTGTATTATTTACTGTGTAGTAGGGCATATGGGTGTTGTGAGGATAAAAAGATTTGGGATGAAGGTAACGATGATGAAGACATGAAAGAGGAAGAGATGGCCAAGTCTGGAGAGCACTCTGTGATCTTCTCTGCTTGA